Proteins encoded within one genomic window of Gemmatimonadaceae bacterium:
- a CDS encoding TIM barrel protein gives MHRRQVLKGLAAMSASGLFRRTVAPRVGYAAITWGSNDNAAINDIADLDYRGIQLRATTLASWESRPDALRELLAAKELTFVALSSGLVRLDPQHEAADLALHLRHARFLRDAGGLYLQVVDERPVGRPPASADYTRMGRLLTELGRRVADLGVSLGYHNHMGNLGQSPEDVARVLDAADARYVKLQLDTAHWQAAGGDPVGAIAQYRERLLFMHLKDLAAPSAAARGPRFVELGKGTVDVKGIVRALAAADWNGWIIVELDSVPDAGRTPRDCALTSRQYLQSIGLVP, from the coding sequence GTGGGCTACGCCGCGATCACGTGGGGCAGCAACGACAACGCGGCGATCAACGACATCGCGGACCTCGACTACCGGGGCATTCAGCTGCGGGCGACCACGCTCGCCTCCTGGGAAAGTCGGCCGGATGCGCTGCGGGAGCTGCTGGCCGCGAAGGAGTTGACGTTCGTCGCACTCTCGAGCGGGCTCGTGCGGCTCGATCCACAGCACGAAGCGGCCGATCTCGCGCTCCACCTCAGGCACGCGCGGTTCCTGCGCGACGCAGGCGGTCTCTACCTCCAGGTGGTGGACGAGCGACCGGTCGGCCGGCCGCCGGCTTCCGCCGACTATACCCGCATGGGCCGCCTCCTCACGGAACTGGGGCGTCGGGTGGCCGACCTCGGCGTGTCGTTAGGCTACCACAACCACATGGGGAACCTCGGGCAGTCGCCCGAGGACGTGGCCCGCGTGCTGGACGCCGCCGATGCGCGCTATGTGAAGCTCCAGCTCGATACGGCGCACTGGCAGGCCGCGGGCGGAGATCCGGTGGGCGCCATCGCGCAGTATCGCGAGCGCCTGCTCTTCATGCATCTCAAGGATCTCGCGGCACCGAGCGCTGCCGCGCGTGGGCCGCGCTTCGTCGAACTCGGAAAGGGTACCGTGGACGTGAAGGGAATCGTGAGGGCGTTGGCCGCGGCGGACTGGAACGGCTGGATCATCGTGGAACTCGATAGCGTACCCGACGCCGGCCGCACCCCGCGGGACTGTGCGCTCACGTCGCGGCAGTACCTGCAATCGATCGGGCTCGTCCCCTGA